The following DNA comes from Anopheles coustani chromosome 2, idAnoCousDA_361_x.2, whole genome shotgun sequence.
AAATGGGACATAATGTGTCGCGGTCGGTGCTGGAGCTGGAGGCTCGTTTCCACGTTGGCCACACGCTGGCGGGTAGTCCCGGCACCTCTCGAGCTTCTCCTTCTCCCGAGCCCCATCAGATTTCGTTGGGGGATATGTTACCGTTGCGCCTTTTATATCGTCCTCGGGGACGAATGGTCTCGCATCAGGATATCAAGTTTTGTCATATCGCAAACCACTCTCTTCCAGCGGTGCGTACGGTGCGATGTTTTCTTGGGATGAGTTAGATACGGAGTGAACCTTCCGGAAAGGGGGCGAAAGATGAACTTCAATCTCATCAATTATGGAGCAGATCGGCCGTGTACAGATTCAGTTGTTCCCGGAGGCTACCaatgctatgtttttttctcccccgttCAGCGATCGTCCTTTTCTGAGACGTTTTTCACAAACTTCTGAGGGTGAAGTATGTACCAAACAGTTTGATTTCTTCTCTGCGGTATCCAAAAGAACCAAATTAAGGAGCCCCATGGTTCGACGGGGAAGGCCTTTCTGACGAACGTCTCCATCCCAAGGTCCCACCGGTGGGAATGGTTTTGATTGTCGGGGAAAACATGAGTGATTGCTGATGTAATGCCGGAAAATCACGGGCCCCTCCATTGATGTATGCATAACAATCGGGGCAAACGTCTTCTACGTCCCGGTGCGCAGCAGGAAGTATGGAAAGCAGCGCTGGGAATTTCGGAAGTGTATTCAATCAATCAAAGGTATAGACGTACGTAAATGCAATTTAACCTGTTTATGCACAATACATTCTCTTCAGAGCGTGTTATCAGAAAATTGTGATTTCACATGCACCAAGCTGTGGCGTtgcaaaatgttaaaattaataCTTTAAAGGACATCAAATTGTAAGCGATATAATTAAACGCTCTTAAAGATAATCCACTTCTTCTCGTTAGCGTCATGTTTTATGTCCGTAATCGTATGCTCACTTCCTACCACCACTGCTTACCAAGGCAAGTAGCgacaaattgaaacataatCGGGTCATTCTGGTCGAGTAAGACGCCGACTCCAGCCTCCTTCCATGACGACTTGTGAAACTTGTTAATAaatttcgaaaaagaaaaaagcgctCCCTCCGAGACTTAGAGGAAAGTATTGGCATGGGGGTGAGGGAATGAGGAACCATGCAGGTCCACCCTCTGTCGCGTGTCGTGCGAAGAACACATTCTTTCCCAGCCGAGTACGAGACGCTTTGCCAGGCAGGCAAGATAATGACATTCTATGGAGCTAATTTCCGGAAATATTGCACTGCCCTCTGGCATGTTCTCTGATGTTGCTGACTTGTTGTCCCCTTATCTCATCTTAAGGGGACGTGCAAGGGACGAAACCACCCCGCCAAATGCAGaaagtttccatttttatgtGAAGATATCTTATGCACCTGCAAGCAAGAAGGTGGGATGATATGAAAGGAAAAAGTCTAGTCCAGGGGTTTCCGATCGTTgactgatttttattttgaactaTAGGTACATGTTTCTCTTGTAACTTTGTTTTGGGGTAATCGAAGCAATTTTAGCTTATCACCTTTTCGGAGAACCATTTGGACGAATCTTTACCGCATCGAAATACTTTTCCATTATCAGATTGACCTTTATTCAACATTAAACCACTGGACAAGGCCTTGGACAACAAACAACTCCAGGAATTGTGTTTGGTATCGGTTGATTATTTTGTGACAATCAAAAATAACTCCATTTCTCAGCCGAACTTGCCGACCACTGACTTCAGTAATCTCGTGGTCAGCCCAACGTTTTCCAAGGAACGGCGCAGAAATGTGTCAAACGCGCTTGACGAAGATGATGAAGGGTTTATGATTTTGCCGCTCAGGATTTTCCTTCTgcttggtttcttttttcctccccacggTTTTGTCGTTTGGTGTCGGTCGGCGGAGAAAAGTGATAAATTAAGCGTTCTTATGGCCGTTtcacccctcccctcccttctTTTGGATGGCTCCCGGATGTCGACATAACATCattataaaattttcaacaGCAAGCCAGCCAACGTCGACGAGCAACATCCTACAAGCTAACCGAgcgttatgtgtgtgtggttacACTCCACTTCAAGGATCCCGTGACGATGGTATGGGAGAGACGAAACGAGATTCATgcttggtggaaaatgttttatgaGTGGGAAATTTGTTTCCCATTTGATCTCTTCCCTCCGCATCCTCAAAACGAGTGTGTAGGTGAAGGTGATGCTCACCTGGCCGCTTCCTGCAGTTGGTGGAAATCCCTTTAATCGACCACTCAAGGATGTTCGTACTCGGTTGTAAGGCCTCTCGAAACAGAAGCCTCTCCGTTTGAACCGCACCCGAGAGGAACTCGAAAGGGGGAAAGTTCAGTAGCATTCGTTGCCGAAATGACGCTGCTTTTGGCGTTGTTTTAAACTGTTCCGTGCGCGGCATAAGCATACACATTTTGCCCAGGCTAAAGAGACGTGCCCTACTGCTGCtttcaaattgcaaaacaatgTTGCAACATTGAAGTTGCAAGAAGCAACgggggaggaagaaaataacaatTGGATAAATCAGATATTCATGCAAAAAATCTAATATGTATGATACTACACTTGCCTCATTTTCATAAGAGTACACTACACACTCGGGCCGGGAAATCCTAGCGCATCCGTAGCGTATGTGTTCCGTCGGTCAAAGGATTACGGTACGTTTTTGGTTGTGCCGATAGAATTGCGCCCCGAACGCGAATAAATGTTGGAGTTCCGCGGACGACAACGAGGTCCATGAAAAGGGGGACGGAAGGTGACGGTGATCCCGTTGGGGTGCAAGGGACGTCAGTGTGGGTTTTGGTTGCCATCAACAAATGCAGGCGTGTGAAGTTTGGCCGAGTGCGAAATGTTTTAACCTGGCCTAAACCGTGAAGCTTTCCCTCGGCATTCGGTGGTAATGTAATTTTGAATTTAGATGTGCATATAGCCATTTCCATGGGTGGCGTTTTTAAGCAGAAGAAGTCACTACCTTAAAGACCTattcaacaattttttttgctggAAACAGTTTTAACAGCCTTTAAAAGAGTTCTCCTTTTCCACGCCTACTAACGTTATGCTACTTTTTAATCAATCTAGATACCTTTCCGTGATCGATGATTTGGTCAGTGATAAAATTCCTGACATGTAGCCAAGATAAATCTAAACGATTTTGATGAAGTATTCGGCCCCGGACGAGGAACCCATGTGCTGTACTTTTCCTATACgatgaataatttatcaacATGCAGACCAGGGAGGATGATATTTTGCCGACTCAAACTAAGAAAGTCCGAATGTGGGCAGAGAATTAGGGCACGGCAGTGACGGAATCgttgtggaaaaaataaatttggatGCCGTTCTGCTTCTTGGCATGGACTTGATGTAGCCTTGAATCGTAAAAAAGTAAGTAAGCTCTACCAGCAGCATCGAGGCTAAACTGTAGGGAAATTCTAGGAGTAACACATGCGCCTCGAGTTGAGTCAGTCAATCCTTGCCACAGATGGAACCGTTGCAAGGCGAAAAGCAAAAAGGGGGTGAACAAAACTTTTCTgccaaataaaacattaatttttaaaaaggtcATGTTTCTCATCGCCCGCCACTGTCTTAGCATATCGGGCGTGTTGGCGAAAGGAAAGGCCCAGAAATGGCGCATGGCGGTCTGGTGGCCATGGGTCGCGTGCTATGGTATCGTTCTCTAAGATACGCCAAAAGAATGCGCAACATACTTCACCCTTCTCCGACGACGAGACAGTGAAAACTAACCGAGCGCCGATTACCAGCGATCCCATGTGGGGCGTGGAATTTGCTCGGAACCAGAAATAACCTTCCGTCCTCCTGTCAACAATACCGAAGTTTAGCGACACTTTCCCTTCGGCGTCCGGATGCGTCTTGCTTTGGTGTCTTTCGGGGGTGGTAAAAGTTTTAGCGATTCACAACGATTTGATCGATCGAACAGACGACGGATGGTTGCGAGGTTTGGGTTTTAACAGACTTTGTTTCGCATGTTTTGTActtcatataaaaaaatgcaacagaAACCAATGATTTTGCTCTTAAAACAAGTGAATCTTTTCTTAAAGCAGTTCCTGAACTGAAGCTTCTAACACTAGAGCAACCAGCAATCCCTTAAAAATATACAGCTCGGATCATAAACGTAAATAATACAACCTTCGGGACGTCGGATCGTCTGGACGGAAAATCTTCCTTCCGACCACGCACGGAAATCCTATAACCACGGAACTTCCGAGGAGGTTAACTACTAGCGCGAACCGTCCCACATTTTTATGTCGTACAACCTTGGAAAAACCCGTTGGAATCGAGCGGCGGCGAGGACGATTGTGTGTCGATTGCATCGTAAAATAAAGCCCGTATAGTTAAGCGCAAGGGAGGAAAGAGTTTTCCACGCTTAAGCTTCCCAACGACACCGATACCGAGTGCAGAAATCTTTAAGGACAAATTTGCAACATCCGGTACATTGTGTTTTTACTAAACTCTGTGTTGCTCTTCCCTTATTCAAGAGCAAGACTTCATAAATTCGGCTCGGCTGGATTTTCCGTGTGCGCGATTTGGCGTTCTTTATTGTTATGGTTATTGATATATTTATGGGCCACTTCCGTAGGCCTGCATGTGTGTAATACACACTTGCGGAAGCTTCCGGAAAACACATCATCCGGTGTCTAGGGAGATGATAATTTTGCAATAAGCATCAACGCCATTGATTTCCGCGTGGAAATTGGGTGGAAATTCTGTCGCAAGTTATTGTCAAACAATTGATGCTGGTAATGGCTGGGAATAAAAGTAAATTCTACAAGTTAAAGTacctttattttatgtttgaaatgattttgGACAAAAGGGTTGTGTTTAACGAAAAACGAGCAAGAGAATACAATTTATCTGTAcgagaaaataatattaatcGTTCATTTCAAAAAACATATCTGAACCAGAATACGACtctcaaacaacaaacaaaagtcTTGCAGAATGCTTGTATCTAAATAGAAAATCTTGTTTCTTTAATCTGAATAATACATAATTTCAAAGTAACAATTTAATCTTGTTGTACTAGTTTTGTGAACGGTTTctactactttgtttcaacaaACTAATTCGCCCTataattcatttatttttattttatccataCTCTTTATTGCCGTGGGAGTTCATGTCGTTTCCGTAGGATGATTTCTTTCTCTCGATGATCGTCATCAAACCTTTTGTTGCTACAAAACTATGAATCAGCTCTGTCAAGTTGATGGCCTTTGGTGTATGAACCCAACAAAACAGATGACAAGGCAACAAGCAGTTTGTCGAAACGAAACTTTCTCTTGCACAATAATTTTTGCACATCTTACAGAGAAGACAAACAATCTTTGCAATCCCCCATTTAAGATCATCCCGGACATGAGGCTCGCGGCCCACTCACTTTTATTTTACCCAGCTTTTATTTCTCGACGCGACGGTTGCTCTTCAGCTCGCTTTCAAAATCCTTGTAGATCGACGCGCGAAACGGTGACGTGCCGCGAAATTTCTCACCCCAAAATCGCCCCAAAGTCGGCTGGACGATTTGTCTTGCTTCCGGCGCCAACCGAGAAACCCTCCGGGAACTTTATTTATAACCGCAGCGCCACGGAGCAACGATGAGACGCGAGGCCCAATTTGGTGGATGGATTTTAATTGCCCCAATCAGCGTGACGGACGCGGACGAAGATGAACCTTCCACTTGTGTTGGCAGTGAGCGTGTACCGTATAGGGTTCGGGTATAGGGGGATTACTATGTACCGAGGATGAAAAATCTCTCACCCAGCCGTCGGTTTCCCCGAAAGACATTTCACCAACCTCCCTTGAGGTATTGAGCCAAGACAAATAAATCCTGTTGCTTGTTTTCCCACCCCGTAACGCAtagggagaagaaaagaagagtGTTTGAGTACAGTTCACTCGTGACAACCAACAACAAGAACCGCTGGTGTCCCCCGAATGTTGTCGTAAGGATTTGACGAAAAATGATCCTCCTAATTCCGAGCCCAGTTTGGGTGAATGCTGGCACGTTACCACCGATCCTGTTGTCCCAACTCTGGTTGTGGTTGGTtgtggtttggtttgttgAGCCCGTCTGGCTGACGATATCCCATCCGAGAGGTGTTCTCCACTTCGGAATCATCTCGAGCCGGAAAACATTGTCGCCTATTTCGCCCGTCGAGGCCGTGTGACACATTTTCTgagatcaaaatgcaaaagaTGCTCGTCGTGGACGGTTGCTCCTCCGGGACCCGTTGGGGCATTTGTTCATGAACgtcatttttcatgtttttccaagCGCAAACAATGTTTCGTGTGCGAGGGGATTTTCCACGCTTGGAATGAGGGAGGGAGTTTTTGAGACAATTTACCTTATTTCTTGCCTGATTGTTCGTAACCACTTCATATATTATGTTCTCCATAGCAGTTGCTTTGGTTTCTATTCTAAATTTGAAGCTGATGGTAAATAATTCAAATACAAGTGTACCTGGCACAAGTTGTTCTTTTATCAATAAAAGACTAATAATGATTTTAAGAAACACATGAACAAATAGATATGCTGTGCTCAAATCAGAAAACTTATAGAAAACTAAAGACGGTAGTCATTACATttgaagataaaaaataaaacagaacttTCTATCCCCTTTTCTTacaaaaaatagtttaaaaaaatgctttgcaAATTGTGCAACACGCATTCAAATGTAGGTTAACGTTCGTTTCAACTTGACTCAATGGCGTCCAAAGTGCAATAACCAGCACTCGCGGGTGATCGTATCGTTTACAAAAATAGTTTCCAGTCCGACTTTTGCGAAACGATGCAATCGAAACAAACGGCCCGAAGTGGCCAGTTGAAGTATTCGCGAGGATTCCACCCGAACCCGGCAGCAGAAATAACCGGTTCCAAAGATGGTTTTGACCGGACGGTGATTGCGTAACCGGCTGGTGCTACCTACTGTCACGTAGCTGACCGTGTCCACGACCACAGCCGCGATGTGCCGAATGATTCGCAATCCGCAATTCTTCGTGTTGTACGTGGTTGACGAAGACGCCAGGCTTTCTTTCGTATAACGGGTCAACGATCTTCTTGTTCAACCGAAGTGCTTTCCGGCGGCCatcacgaaacgaaaaagccAAGAAACATTTCACGGCAGAAGAGCTTTGCTTCTCGTTCACCCGTTGACGATCGTTCTTAAAATGTCTCCACCTGCTCTATTCCGAAGAGAATGTGGAGCAATGGCTAAGGCTTAGCCCATGGAGCCTTACATTTCTTTTCCGATTAGCATTGGCAGCGCGCAAAACCTGCAAAACGACACTCTGTCACATTCGCGCCCCAGTTCTCCTCCGAAATGCCGTTAGATTTCTCTTTTGGAACCCTTCGAAAGCATGCTGCTTACATGCAGGTTCGTCACAGAAAGTAAAGACACACATATGAAGCTCATCGTCACATTTTTGCTTGTGTTCGGTTCACCACGCGTGCCATGCTTGTCGCTCATAAATCATGCTAAACACTCATTTCCCCCCGGCAGAAAAGGGCTCGTCGGGCAGGCATTTAGGGCATTTAGCAACGAATGCAACGCACTCGAACACACGATGTGTTCTGATAAgggagagaaaacaaacagataTAGATCAAAACCGTGACCAGTTAATTGACGGTGTCGACGCCACTGACTCATAGAAAGTTGCACCCGCTTCCGCCAACAGAAGACTAACGTTGGGGTGTTGGAGCAGTCGTCTTCGAGGTTAGGATGTGTAGACATGGTGCGATGATGTCACAACTCCATTTTTAAATCGAGTGAAAGTTTGATTGTATTTTTACATCTTCGATCGACACAAACGAATCTTCTGGAAGGtcagaaacaaagaaaacaaagaaatattgtttatttttatatccaAACCTGGGCATAATTTGAATCAGTGTTTGTTCCTTCTTCCTTGAGGAAATAAACCAACTACTACTTCAATATTAATGTTTTAAGTTCATGTTAAATGAAACCATGGGGTATTTTTTAGCAATCTTTTGAATTGTTTCGAGATTTTaaagttctttttttaaattttaatccaCACTTTGTACTCTGAAGTGTCAGATACAAACATCCTCCCCAGGTCAGCTGATCCCGGAACCGAAGTACACGTGCGTTCCCAACCCTTTCCAGTTGTGCCCTTCTTCCGCTAGTAGACTCAtgattatttgattttattacccAACATTTTGGTGAATAATTCCACGTTTCCAACTCCGCATCAGCTGCTGCTAGTGTGTAGGGTGGAAGTAAGATGCTGTTTCATCCGTGCCCGACTGAGTGTAGAGTTTTTCTTTGgcgcaaatttaaaaaattaagacATTTTGACTGCGCGAACTTCGAGGCAATCCGCATCGATTTCTGCACTGTTGCTTTGCCGAACATCGGAGATAACGGTCGTAAGGGGAACAACAGCGTTTGCtacaaaatatttctttcacCAAGAATAACGATAAGGCGTTAATCCACAAACCAGTTCTTTTTATTCGTCAATGCGGGGTTATTTACTCCGGCTACGTGGacttcggatgatgatgtTCTGCAACCCTTTCCCAGTTTCGTTAACGATTCACCCTGCTTTCACTAAGTGGCGTATCTTTCTTCTTCGATCCCGCGAAAGCAAAAAGAGTAAAAACCCGACTCACTGAGCACCTCGCAAGTGATTTGATGGCACTGCAGTTTCCTTCCAGTCGCTTTGCCGTGGGATGCTGGGGTTGAAACACGAGGGAAATAAATCGAGGGGAATTTCCTCACCCATAATATTCGAGTGCTTCCCGAATCGTGTCGACTTCACAACTCTTCCCGGTTGTAAGTCGACGTTGTGCGAAAAGGGGGTTGTAAAACTTCTCCCCCTACCCTGTGAGAACGATGTACGGATGTGTGGTGGAACGAGATAACCTCACGATATTATCGCCCCGGTGCCAGGAGCGTTTTCGTCCGAAGCCCGAAAACTAAAACCCAATCGAACCACTGCTCAATTATTAATGCTAACAGTTTGCCTTTCCCTTGCCGGCAATCGGTTTTTCTCGGTTCCCGAGACGCGGCTGACCATTTCGCCCAGTTTCGCACACCAGGGCCCATCAATTCGTGTAAAATGTGAATACAGTTTTATTTGCAAACGCTCCCCTCTCGGCGGGAATTGGATTGAAGGTGTTTTGGGGGATGCGAGAGAAAAAACCCTTCTTCACTCGgatgtttatttcaatttcttcacgttAGTTCGCTGCAGGAACGATCCGTtttcacaacacacacacacacaaaaggaCGAGCTAAAGTTCCTTAAACATTGCTGAAAAACAAGGCTTCCGTATCGATTACCGGGAACGGGCACTTCCAGAAGGGAGCACCGTTGAAGGTGTTGAAAATTCCATGTGTtaatatttgcttttaattacaaaaataacattaCACCCACCGACAGCTTCCCGGGTGTACGTAAAAGGAGCCAGATTGTGTTTGATTATTCATTATCCTTTCACCCattgtttgaattatttttagaGAGCGAAGAAAAGGTCTGTTTCTTGTTGATTGTGGGAAAAAATCTTTCGTTTCTATCCTTCGAATGCTTGGATTTGCTTGCTTTTCATAGATGGGagcttttgaaaatttattcgcGTTTAATTTCGACAATCTGTTTGCAAACGAATTATTTCCTTGCAGTAGGCGTGGTGTTGGTTTCAAGATGGAAATGTATCTCTTATGAAAGAAGCGTGAGATGATATAAAATatggtttaaaaaatactttaatgtattttaaaatgtgacGAGGAAATAATGACCAGATTTTGTGTAActtcgtatcaaaacagtaaGATGCTTGAAGAATCATTCGGGAAATGTTTGCAGTGGACTTCAACATAATTTAATTGCGTCACACAATTTATCCAGCAGATTGTAAGGAAATGAGAAAACTAATCCACATTTTCCctgtgttattttttattgcagCTTCGACCGTGACCAGCCTTTCACCTTCCAGCTTGGAGCCGGACAAGTCATCAAGGGTTGGGACCAGGGATTGACAGACATGTGCGTCGGTAAGTGAACATCTCgaagaaaaaccccttttggaaGCGCAAATGATACAAATGTATTTTCAATGTGTGTTTTAGGTGAGAAACGCAAGCTAACCATCCCGCCAGAGCTCGGTTATGGAGATCGGGGAGCCGGAAATGTCATTCCCGGCGGTGCCACGCTGGTGTTCGACGTCGAGCTGATCAACATCGGTGATTCGCCCCCGACGACCAACGTGTTCAAGGAGATCGACGAGAACAAGGACATGCAGCTGAGCCGCGAGGAGGTCAGCGAGTACCTGAAGAAGCAGATGGTGGCCGCCGACGGTGGTCAGGAGTCGGAGGACATCAAGAATATGATCGCCGAGCACGACAAGCTGGTGGAGGAGATCTTCCAGCACGAGGACAAGGACAAGAACGGCTACATCTCGCACGACGAGTTCTCCGGCCCGAAGCATGACGAGCTGTAGAAGGACGCGACGGGGTGGAAAACCGCGGCACTTCGGTGCTTGTTAATGTTTTGtcctttttaagtaattttattattttccttttttttcctttttacgtTGACGAACATTGTCCAACTCTATTTAACGTACGTTAGTTGGTACGGGGGATGAACAAAAGAAAGGTGGACTTCGCACGTACGTTGCGAACGATTTTCCGCGGCCAATATTTGTCGGCTGGTGGTTGATTTGTTGAATTGATCGGTGGATAGTTGGTATTTTTCCGTTGCTTGACTGATTCCTCATGAGATTCCATTCCATAGGCTCGATTAGAGGAGGAGGGAAAAGGATTTATTTATGATACACAAATCCGTTTCGTTCCCTTGTTTTGCCACCTTAACCCAAGAGGGGGGGCATTTcaagggaagggaaacaatttgttttgctaGCTTATCATAGAACGACgcacatcatcatcgttgcaCCTTCATCGTCGACCATCGCTGCCCAGCGATGGGTATGTTTTTGTTCTAAGCTTTTTATCTCGCACAAAGtaggagagagagaaacaaCATGCAAGGAACCCTTATTTCCCATCCTTTGGTCGTGTAAATACATTCACATCACGCGAGCGGTGCGGGACGGCAGGCGAGATCGTGTTTCAGTTTTAGAGGAATATGATTAGCGAAAGCGTTCGTAGCGTAAAGCCATGTGCACGTCACCACTTAACGACAGCGGTCACATGTACTACACGAAATACATATCACAACAACGGAAAATACACTGTTTGTACTAAAAAACGAATCGAAAACTGTGTAGTTTGCTTCGGAATGTcttcatttggaaagaaaatgcacTTCGGCGCGGGTACCATAAGGCATTTGGTTTTTATGAGATGGTTCAATTAAAATCGATGTCCAACGTGCGTTTAATTTCGGAAGCAAATCCATTTtgcctatttttaaaatacttcGTTTacaataactttttatttattcaaataaatgGGTAACAAACTGTATGTTTTtgattaataattttcattttcaacagaATTCAAATGAACGCATTTCCAACTCTttcctcttttctttcttacaTCAGAATCCTAAACAAATGATCTGTAATGTTCTGCTCATTGATTAAGAAAACTCAAATTCGAACCAAAATACgtttaatactttttaaatatgttaCACAAATCTGAATTTTACATTGTCAATCtgaagaaatatttaaaaattccaAGCGTTTAGTGAAGACACATTCTCCCCACAGTTAGCGGAGACACATTGTGGGGAGTTTCTGGTTTTTAATTCGAAAACGCAATGTTCGaatgtttgaattgaattcgtTTACAATTCAACATACAATTGTTTGagctaaaaatttaaaatctcaTACTTTTCTAATGTGatattgattttgtttattgatgACGCAATTACTCTTCTGAAAAACGGAACATCACCGACATAAACGTTGAGGCTAATAACAATGTTCCTGTGTAGATAGAAAGCAATCCACGATAAATTAAAAGTTTCCTTGTAtgtaaatttatataaaaactTACTGAAACTCAGTTAAGATAAGCATGAAATCT
Coding sequences within:
- the LOC131262043 gene encoding FK506-binding protein 2 — protein: MLSKLIILSCLVAVAICESKLKVEVVSVPEGCTTKSKNGDMLTMHYTGKLTDGTKFDSSFDRDQPFTFQLGAGQVIKGWDQGLTDMCVGEKRKLTIPPELGYGDRGAGNVIPGGATLVFDVELINIGDSPPTTNVFKEIDENKDMQLSREEVSEYLKKQMVAADGGQESEDIKNMIAEHDKLVEEIFQHEDKDKNGYISHDEFSGPKHDEL